The following proteins come from a genomic window of Micromonospora zamorensis:
- a CDS encoding sensor histidine kinase — MRWLGRLFNTRDTLVRLTLLDLAGVGYLVFCTQAGRTPTVTQWILAVGAFAAALLLHRRPVANMVVQAVLLAAAIALLDDIMINQVGASWALIEITIGAYRARTIGLAAGLLAVVDLTNTIGDPADRVAAGVVGLALEVGIPLLLGLVIRANWNLARQAQERAVAEQRQHESESRAARADERSAIARELHDVVAHHVASMVLRVGVARHVLTDLDPRVGEVFDDVHGTGTAALGELRRLVAVLRDPDGVRGDAALTAIEPSALPAAIGAAIDRARQAGITVEADLDPAIGSLDAVRGMAVLRLTQEALTNVAKHAGTSAVAHLVVAVRDGVVHWEVADTGRGGAPTGVPTGGGLLAGVPTGGGLLAGVPSGGGHGITGMRERVEVLGGRLEAGPSGTGWRVRTALPAVVAASDRAPVRSVPGERGAPADSPAPEPV, encoded by the coding sequence GTGCGCTGGCTGGGTCGGCTGTTCAACACGCGCGACACGCTCGTGCGGCTCACGCTGCTCGACCTCGCCGGGGTGGGCTACCTGGTCTTCTGCACCCAGGCGGGGCGCACGCCGACGGTGACACAGTGGATCCTCGCGGTGGGCGCGTTCGCTGCGGCGCTGCTGCTGCACCGTCGGCCGGTCGCCAACATGGTGGTGCAGGCCGTGTTGCTGGCCGCGGCGATCGCCCTGCTCGACGACATCATGATCAATCAGGTCGGTGCCAGCTGGGCGTTGATCGAGATCACCATCGGGGCGTACCGCGCCCGCACCATCGGGTTGGCCGCCGGGCTGCTGGCCGTGGTCGACCTGACCAACACGATCGGCGATCCGGCCGACCGGGTCGCCGCCGGCGTCGTCGGCCTGGCCCTGGAGGTCGGCATACCGTTGCTGCTCGGCCTGGTCATCCGCGCCAACTGGAATCTCGCCCGGCAGGCCCAGGAACGCGCCGTCGCCGAGCAACGGCAGCACGAGTCGGAGAGCCGCGCGGCACGGGCCGACGAACGCAGCGCCATCGCCCGCGAGCTGCACGACGTCGTCGCGCACCACGTCGCGTCGATGGTGCTGCGGGTCGGCGTGGCCCGGCACGTGCTCACCGACCTGGATCCCCGGGTCGGTGAGGTGTTCGACGACGTGCACGGCACGGGCACCGCGGCCCTGGGGGAGCTGCGCCGGCTGGTCGCGGTGCTGCGCGACCCCGACGGGGTACGCGGCGACGCGGCGCTGACCGCGATCGAGCCCTCCGCGTTGCCGGCGGCGATCGGCGCGGCGATCGACAGGGCCCGTCAGGCCGGCATCACCGTGGAGGCCGACCTGGACCCGGCGATCGGTTCGCTCGACGCGGTGCGCGGCATGGCGGTGCTGCGGCTGACCCAGGAGGCACTGACCAACGTGGCCAAACACGCAGGTACGTCCGCGGTGGCGCACCTCGTGGTCGCCGTCCGCGACGGCGTCGTGCACTGGGAGGTCGCCGACACCGGTCGCGGCGGGGCGCCGACGGGTGTGCCGACCGGCGGCGGCCTGTTGGCCGGTGTGCCGACCGGCGGCGGCCTGTTGGCCGGTGTGCCGAGCGGCGGCGGGCACGGCATCACCGGGATGCGCGAGCGCGTCGAGGTCCTCGGCGGCCGGTTGGAGGCGGGCCCGTCCGGCACCGGGTGGCGGGTGCGTACCGCCCTCCCGGCCGTGGTGGCCGCCTCCGACCGGGCACCGGTCCGGTCGGTGCCCGGTGAACGCGGGGCCCCGGCCGACTCCCCCGCACCGGAGCCGGTGTGA
- a CDS encoding response regulator transcription factor: MIRVLLVDDQHLIRAGLRMLCAAQPDIEVVGEADNGREAITLAARLLPDVVVMDLRMPGVDGITATSRILAARPAARILVLTTFGDDDHLYPALTAGACGFLLKDAPPAELLDGIRRAAVGDSPFSPEVLRRLVQRAVHARPETPRSMQGLTAREQEVLNLVAEGLSNTEIGDRLHIGVTTVKTHITSLMTKTDSPNRVRLALFARGV, translated from the coding sequence GTGATCCGGGTGCTGCTGGTCGACGACCAGCACCTGATCCGGGCCGGGTTGCGGATGCTCTGTGCGGCCCAGCCCGACATCGAGGTCGTCGGGGAGGCCGACAACGGCCGCGAGGCGATCACACTCGCCGCCCGGCTCCTTCCCGACGTCGTCGTCATGGACCTGCGCATGCCCGGCGTCGACGGGATCACCGCGACCAGCCGGATCCTCGCCGCGCGACCAGCCGCCCGCATCCTGGTGCTGACCACGTTCGGCGACGACGACCACCTCTACCCCGCGCTGACCGCCGGCGCCTGCGGGTTCCTGCTCAAGGACGCGCCCCCGGCCGAGCTGCTCGACGGCATCCGCCGGGCGGCCGTCGGTGACAGCCCGTTCAGCCCGGAGGTGCTGCGACGCCTCGTGCAGCGCGCGGTGCACGCCCGCCCCGAGACACCACGGTCGATGCAGGGCCTGACCGCCCGCGAGCAGGAGGTGCTGAACCTGGTCGCCGAGGGCCTGTCGAACACCGAGATCGGGGACCGCCTCCACATCGGCGTCACCACGGTCAAGACCCACATCACCAGCCTGATGACCAAGACCGACAGCCCCAACCGGGTCCGCCTGGCCCTGTTCGCCCGGGGTGTCTGA
- a CDS encoding YoaK family protein: MSSTVPNVIQPRPAAQQDPRLVRRRHALVVVLTFLTGCADAIGFLSLGGAFASVMTGNMVLLGLSAGRGDAELALTSGSAIVSFIVGVLAGARVVGSARPGDRVWPRRVTWALVLELLVFVVFLVVWEVTLHTADARVHLALLMLSAVALGVQSSAIQRFGVPGLSSTYLTGTLTSLIAGVAARSPWDSLRPKAQVLLALMVGAAVGALVALHLPVVAPALLIVPLVLVIGVSARMRA; this comes from the coding sequence GTGTCGAGCACAGTGCCCAACGTCATCCAGCCCCGCCCCGCGGCTCAGCAGGACCCGCGCCTCGTGCGTCGACGGCACGCGCTCGTCGTCGTGCTCACCTTCCTGACCGGTTGCGCCGACGCCATCGGGTTCCTCTCCCTCGGCGGCGCCTTCGCCAGCGTCATGACCGGCAACATGGTCCTGCTCGGACTCTCGGCGGGCCGAGGTGACGCCGAGCTGGCCCTGACGTCCGGCAGCGCCATCGTCAGCTTCATCGTCGGTGTCCTCGCCGGCGCCCGCGTCGTCGGCTCGGCACGACCGGGCGACAGGGTCTGGCCCCGGCGGGTCACCTGGGCGCTCGTCCTGGAACTGCTGGTGTTCGTCGTGTTCCTCGTCGTCTGGGAAGTCACGCTGCACACCGCCGACGCGCGTGTCCACCTCGCGCTGCTCATGCTGTCGGCGGTGGCGCTGGGCGTGCAGAGCAGCGCCATCCAACGGTTCGGCGTGCCCGGCCTGTCGTCGACGTATCTGACCGGCACGCTCACCAGCCTGATCGCCGGCGTCGCCGCGCGCAGCCCGTGGGACAGCCTGCGCCCCAAGGCCCAGGTGTTGCTGGCCCTCATGGTCGGCGCCGCCGTCGGCGCACTGGTCGCCCTGCACCTGCCGGTCGTCGCCCCGGCGCTGCTGATCGTGCCGCTGGTGCTCGTCATCGGCGTGTCCGCCCGGATGCGGGCCTGA
- a CDS encoding GntR family transcriptional regulator — MAEDLRDKLGAQHLPLRDQVLAALRTAIIDGNYLPGERLTEDRLAEDFGVSRNPVREALRVAEAEGFVVILPRRGAVVASPSSGTIADMFAVRVRLETLAARLAAERATAADVVALRALLDEGREATQRQDLARVAELNSTLHLRILQVSGNPWLSSIAKSLYLHVQWVFRLGAAERAPHSWAEHIQLVDAIESGDGDRAERAALDHLDAASAAAHENAEGGYARP; from the coding sequence GTGGCTGAAGATCTGCGGGACAAGCTCGGCGCGCAACACCTGCCGCTACGCGATCAGGTCCTCGCCGCCCTGCGCACCGCCATCATCGACGGCAACTACCTTCCCGGTGAACGGCTCACCGAGGACCGGCTGGCGGAAGACTTCGGCGTCTCCCGCAACCCCGTCCGGGAGGCCCTGCGCGTCGCTGAGGCGGAAGGCTTCGTCGTGATCCTCCCCCGCCGGGGAGCGGTCGTCGCCTCACCGAGCAGCGGCACCATCGCCGACATGTTCGCCGTCCGCGTACGCCTGGAGACGCTGGCCGCCCGGCTGGCCGCCGAGCGGGCGACCGCGGCGGACGTGGTGGCCCTGCGTGCCCTGCTGGACGAGGGACGCGAGGCGACACAGCGGCAGGACCTGGCCCGGGTCGCCGAGCTGAACAGCACCCTGCACCTGCGCATCCTCCAGGTCAGCGGAAACCCCTGGCTGTCGTCGATCGCCAAGTCGCTCTACCTCCATGTCCAGTGGGTCTTCCGGCTCGGGGCGGCCGAACGCGCGCCACACTCGTGGGCCGAGCACATCCAGCTCGTCGACGCCATCGAGTCAGGCGACGGCGACCGCGCCGAGCGGGCCGCGCTCGACCACCTCGACGCGGCGTCCGCAGCGGCCCACGAGAACGCCGAGGGTGGCTACGCCAGGCCCTAA
- a CDS encoding gamma-glutamyltransferase family protein has product MTFTTRPTLQGTFGMVSSTHWLASQAAMGILERGGNAFDAAVTAGFVLHVVEPHLNGPGGEVPAIVATAADPTPKVLCGQGPAPAGATIAHFRSLGMDLIPGSGPLAAAVPGAVDAWLLLLREHGTLTLAEVLEPAIGYAGAGHPLVGRVGDTVAAVRSLFEEHWPTSAALWLRGGRPPAAGEMVTNPAYAGTLRRLVEAGQAAGADREAQIEAARRAWSTGFVAEAIDAFSRQPFQDSSGRPNAGLITGDDLAAYSATWEAPATLDWHGYSVAKTGFWGQGPVLLESLATLDALDDPTAYDPSTARGVHAQVEALKLAFADREAWYGDDVEVPAKALLSREYARERAALIGDRASAQLRPGRPDGAQPRLAAHVRPGAARRADPTDATTGEPTVQSDGVTRGDTCHVDVVDRWGNMISATPSGGWLQSSPTIPELGFPLGSRLQMFWLEEGLASSLAPGRRPRTTLSPTMVHRDGEPVLACGTPGGDQQDQWQLPFLLRHLVGGQALQEAIDAPAWHTLSLPGSFYPRDMEPGVLVVEDRFDDDVLAALRAYGHEVRVTDSWSLGRLCAVSRDPATGVLSAGANPRGMQGYACGR; this is encoded by the coding sequence ATGACGTTCACCACCCGACCCACGCTCCAGGGCACCTTCGGCATGGTGTCCTCGACGCACTGGCTCGCCAGCCAGGCGGCGATGGGCATCCTCGAACGCGGGGGCAACGCCTTCGACGCCGCGGTCACCGCCGGGTTCGTCCTGCACGTCGTCGAGCCGCACCTGAACGGGCCGGGCGGCGAGGTGCCGGCCATCGTGGCCACCGCGGCGGACCCGACGCCGAAGGTGCTGTGCGGGCAGGGGCCCGCGCCGGCCGGTGCCACCATCGCGCACTTCCGGTCGCTCGGCATGGACCTCATCCCGGGGTCCGGGCCGCTCGCGGCGGCCGTACCCGGCGCGGTGGACGCCTGGCTCCTGCTGCTGCGCGAGCACGGCACGCTCACCCTCGCCGAGGTGCTGGAGCCGGCGATCGGGTACGCCGGCGCCGGACACCCGCTGGTGGGCCGGGTCGGTGACACCGTGGCGGCCGTGCGGTCGTTGTTCGAGGAACACTGGCCCACCTCCGCCGCGCTCTGGCTGCGCGGCGGCCGGCCACCCGCCGCCGGGGAGATGGTCACCAACCCGGCGTACGCGGGCACCCTGCGCAGACTGGTCGAGGCGGGCCAGGCGGCGGGCGCGGACCGGGAGGCGCAGATCGAGGCCGCGCGTCGCGCCTGGAGTACGGGTTTCGTCGCCGAGGCCATCGACGCGTTCAGCCGGCAGCCGTTCCAGGACTCCAGCGGTCGGCCGAACGCCGGGCTGATCACCGGTGACGACCTGGCCGCGTACTCGGCGACCTGGGAGGCGCCCGCCACCCTCGACTGGCACGGCTACTCGGTGGCGAAGACCGGTTTCTGGGGCCAGGGCCCGGTGCTGCTGGAGTCACTGGCCACCCTCGACGCGCTCGACGACCCCACCGCGTACGACCCGTCGACCGCCCGGGGTGTGCACGCCCAGGTCGAGGCGCTCAAGCTCGCCTTCGCCGACCGGGAGGCCTGGTACGGCGACGACGTCGAGGTGCCCGCCAAGGCGCTGCTCTCCCGGGAGTACGCGCGGGAGCGGGCGGCCCTGATCGGTGACCGCGCGTCGGCGCAGTTGCGGCCGGGGCGTCCCGACGGGGCGCAGCCACGGCTGGCGGCCCACGTCCGACCCGGCGCCGCTCGTCGTGCCGACCCGACGGATGCGACGACGGGGGAGCCGACAGTGCAGTCGGACGGCGTGACCCGTGGCGACACCTGCCACGTGGACGTGGTCGACCGCTGGGGCAACATGATCTCCGCTACCCCCAGTGGTGGCTGGTTGCAGAGCTCGCCCACCATCCCGGAACTCGGCTTTCCGCTGGGCAGCCGGCTGCAGATGTTCTGGCTGGAGGAAGGGCTGGCCTCGTCGTTGGCCCCCGGCCGTCGGCCGCGTACGACGCTGAGCCCGACGATGGTGCACCGCGACGGGGAGCCGGTGCTGGCCTGCGGGACACCCGGCGGCGACCAGCAGGACCAGTGGCAGTTGCCGTTCCTGTTGCGGCACCTCGTCGGCGGCCAGGCCCTCCAGGAGGCCATCGACGCGCCGGCGTGGCACACGCTCAGCCTGCCGGGGTCGTTCTACCCACGGGACATGGAACCCGGTGTCCTGGTGGTGGAGGACCGGTTCGACGACGACGTGCTGGCCGCTCTGCGGGCGTACGGGCACGAGGTGCGGGTCACCGACTCATGGAGCCTCGGTCGGCTCTGCGCGGTGAGCCGCGACCCGGCGACGGGTGTGCTCTCCGCCGGGGCGAACCCTCGGGGGATGCAGGGCTACGCGTGCGGGCGTTAG
- a CDS encoding ABC transporter ATP-binding protein, translating to MTPQPNALEIEDLVMHFGPVRAVDGVSLTIPRGRVTALVGESGSGKSTVGRCVVRLVEPTAGTVRIAGTDVTHLSRRRLRPHRGAVSIVFQDPAGSLDPRMLVGDIVAEPLRLAGKRISRRDRDARVAPQLERVGLRAEVARRYPHELSGGQRQRVSIARALISEPMLLIADEPTSALDVSVQASVLNLLADLQRDIGFACLFITHDLSAVEYLADDIAVMYLGQLVEQGSRERIFARPAHPYTQALLSAAPVADPVRQRERQPVLLGDDLPSALDPPSGCRFRTRCPLAFDRCATEVPARTAIGDGMAACHLVRPDGTGPDVRTADPSEVLS from the coding sequence ATGACGCCGCAGCCCAACGCCCTGGAGATCGAGGACCTGGTGATGCACTTCGGCCCGGTCCGCGCCGTGGACGGGGTGTCCCTGACGATCCCGAGGGGCCGGGTCACGGCCCTGGTGGGGGAGAGCGGCTCCGGGAAGTCGACGGTGGGTCGATGCGTGGTGCGGCTCGTCGAGCCGACCGCCGGGACGGTCCGGATCGCCGGGACGGACGTCACGCACCTGTCCCGACGGCGACTGCGCCCCCATCGCGGCGCGGTGTCGATCGTCTTTCAGGACCCGGCCGGGTCCCTGGACCCGCGCATGCTGGTGGGCGACATCGTGGCCGAGCCGCTGCGGCTGGCCGGCAAACGGATCTCCCGGCGCGACCGGGACGCCCGCGTCGCCCCCCAACTCGAACGGGTGGGCCTGCGCGCCGAGGTGGCACGCCGCTACCCCCACGAGCTGTCCGGCGGGCAACGCCAACGGGTCAGCATCGCCCGGGCGCTGATCTCCGAACCCATGCTGCTCATCGCCGACGAACCCACCAGCGCACTCGACGTGTCCGTGCAGGCGTCGGTGCTCAACCTCCTTGCCGACCTGCAACGCGACATCGGGTTCGCCTGCCTGTTCATCACCCACGACCTGTCCGCTGTCGAGTACCTGGCCGACGACATCGCCGTCATGTACCTGGGCCAACTCGTCGAGCAGGGCAGCCGCGAGCGGATCTTCGCCCGGCCCGCCCACCCGTACACGCAGGCGCTGCTGTCCGCCGCGCCGGTGGCCGACCCGGTGCGCCAACGCGAGCGTCAGCCGGTGCTGCTCGGCGACGACCTGCCGTCCGCGCTCGACCCGCCGTCCGGCTGCCGGTTCCGGACCCGGTGCCCGCTCGCGTTCGACAGGTGCGCGACGGAGGTGCCGGCGCGGACGGCCATCGGCGACGGCATGGCCGCGTGCCACCTGGTCCGGCCCGACGGCACCGGCCCCGACGTTCGCACCGCAGATCCCAGTGAGGTGTTGTCATGA
- a CDS encoding ABC transporter ATP-binding protein, whose translation MTTASAPVLAIRDLSVSFPTETGTVSAVDGVSLDLASGEIVGMVGESGCGKSVTAMSIAGLLPGSARVTGSVRLDGVELVGARESALRRVRGQEIAYIFQEPMTSLNPVLTVGRQIGEVLQVHERMSRRAARARAVELLTLVGIPSAGQRVDTYPHQLSGGMRQRVMIAMAVACGPKVLVADEPTTALDVTVQAGILQVLRDLRDRLGTSILIITHDLGVIADIADRVVVMYAGRVVERAPVDDLFAHPRHRYTAGLLSASPQPGRHAGTDRLTEIPGLVPVLSTQPDACTFADRCPAADATCRDSAPPLEGVGGTDHVAACWHPCTTAPTVPTAPQEATR comes from the coding sequence ATGACCACGGCCTCCGCGCCCGTCCTGGCGATCCGCGACCTCTCGGTGTCGTTCCCGACCGAGACCGGCACCGTTTCGGCGGTGGACGGGGTCAGCCTGGACCTCGCCTCCGGGGAGATCGTCGGGATGGTGGGCGAGTCCGGGTGCGGCAAGAGCGTCACCGCGATGAGCATCGCCGGCCTGCTACCCGGCAGCGCCCGGGTCACCGGCTCGGTCCGCCTCGACGGCGTCGAACTGGTCGGTGCCCGCGAGTCGGCGCTGCGCCGGGTACGCGGACAGGAGATCGCCTACATCTTCCAGGAGCCGATGACGTCCTTGAACCCGGTGCTCACCGTCGGGCGGCAGATCGGGGAGGTGCTCCAGGTCCACGAACGGATGTCCCGACGAGCCGCGCGGGCCCGGGCCGTGGAGCTGCTGACGCTGGTCGGGATCCCGTCCGCGGGGCAGCGGGTCGACACCTACCCGCACCAGCTCTCCGGCGGCATGCGCCAGCGCGTGATGATCGCGATGGCGGTGGCCTGCGGCCCGAAGGTGCTGGTGGCCGACGAGCCGACCACGGCGTTGGACGTCACCGTCCAGGCCGGCATCCTCCAGGTGCTGCGGGACCTGCGCGACCGGCTCGGCACGAGCATCCTCATCATCACGCACGACCTCGGCGTGATCGCCGACATCGCCGACCGCGTGGTCGTCATGTACGCGGGACGGGTGGTGGAGCGGGCACCGGTCGACGACCTGTTCGCACACCCCAGGCACCGGTACACGGCCGGGCTCCTGTCGGCGTCACCGCAGCCGGGCCGGCACGCCGGCACGGACCGGTTGACCGAGATCCCCGGGCTGGTGCCCGTCCTGTCGACCCAACCCGACGCGTGCACCTTCGCGGACCGGTGCCCGGCCGCCGACGCGACGTGCCGCGACTCCGCCCCGCCTCTGGAGGGCGTCGGTGGCACGGACCATGTGGCGGCCTGTTGGCACCCCTGCACAACAGCACCGACGGTACCGACGGCACCCCAGGAGGCGACCCGATGA
- a CDS encoding ABC transporter permease, which translates to MTVLTVPMAETSVSVTRRARVLRRLRRNPLAVVSFVVLALAAATALLSPWIAPYSVDQTDFARTFAPPGTSGHVLGTDDLGRDVLSRIMLGARASLQVGLLAVATSLVIGVPLGLAAGYFRAWDAVISRFTDLLLAFPFLIMAVGLAAIRGASLGNAAVAIGIAQIPGVIRVVRSDTLRLKSLDFVAAAVVDGASDLWVLARHILPNATSVILVQATVAIPAAILGEAVLSFLGLGIQPPAPSLGTMLATAQQFAARAPWAAVLPGVVIMGLALAFNVFGDALRDALDPKGDRR; encoded by the coding sequence ATGACCGTCCTCACCGTACCGATGGCGGAGACCTCGGTCAGCGTCACCCGGCGCGCACGGGTGCTGCGACGGTTGCGCCGCAACCCACTCGCCGTGGTGAGTTTCGTCGTGCTCGCGCTGGCGGCGGCCACCGCGCTGCTCTCGCCGTGGATCGCGCCCTACTCCGTCGACCAGACCGACTTCGCCCGTACGTTCGCACCGCCCGGCACCTCCGGGCACGTGCTCGGCACCGACGACCTCGGCCGGGACGTCCTCTCCCGCATCATGCTCGGTGCGCGGGCGTCGTTGCAGGTGGGGCTCCTGGCGGTGGCCACCTCCCTGGTCATCGGGGTGCCACTCGGGCTGGCGGCCGGCTACTTCCGGGCCTGGGACGCCGTGATCTCGCGCTTCACCGACCTGCTGCTCGCGTTCCCGTTCCTGATCATGGCGGTGGGGCTGGCGGCCATCCGGGGCGCCAGCCTCGGCAACGCCGCGGTGGCCATCGGCATCGCCCAGATCCCCGGGGTGATCCGGGTCGTCCGCTCGGACACACTGCGCCTCAAGTCGCTGGACTTCGTCGCGGCGGCCGTGGTCGACGGGGCGAGCGACCTGTGGGTGCTGGCCCGGCACATCCTGCCGAACGCGACGTCGGTGATCCTGGTGCAGGCCACCGTCGCGATCCCGGCCGCGATCCTCGGCGAGGCGGTGCTGTCCTTCCTCGGCCTCGGCATCCAGCCCCCGGCACCCAGCCTGGGCACCATGCTGGCCACCGCCCAGCAGTTCGCCGCCCGGGCACCGTGGGCCGCCGTGCTTCCCGGTGTCGTGATCATGGGCCTGGCGCTGGCGTTCAACGTCTTCGGTGACGCCCTGCGCGACGCCCTCGACCCGAAGGGAGACCGCCGATGA
- a CDS encoding ABC transporter permease, giving the protein MARYLLTRAWQSALTLLLSTIVVFVGVRALPGDPALALAGEDRSPEALEAIRRHYGLDQPLPVQFAQYVERMAQGDFGVSIRTGTPVSSMLTTALPVTVELSVLAILIASALGVGAGVLAAVRRGRPAEWLANGLALVGLSVPHFWLGLLAILYLSVATGLFPASGFVPILEDPVDNLHHIVLPAVILGTGLAAIIMRQTRSAMLDSLSSDYVRTAKAKGLRPRAVITRHALRNSLIVVVTVVGLQLGGLISGAVVTEQIFGLPGFGKMTIDAVFQRDYPVIQAVVLLTATAYIVINFFVDLLYSVIDPRIRVTGDPA; this is encoded by the coding sequence GTGGCCCGCTACCTGCTCACCCGCGCCTGGCAGTCGGCGTTGACACTGCTGTTGTCGACGATCGTGGTCTTCGTCGGCGTGCGGGCCCTGCCCGGTGACCCGGCCCTCGCGCTGGCCGGGGAGGACCGCTCGCCGGAGGCGCTGGAGGCCATCCGTCGGCACTACGGGTTGGATCAGCCGCTGCCGGTCCAGTTCGCGCAGTACGTGGAGCGCATGGCGCAGGGCGACTTCGGGGTGTCGATCCGCACCGGTACGCCCGTGTCGTCGATGCTCACGACCGCCCTGCCGGTGACCGTCGAACTGTCCGTCCTGGCGATCCTCATCGCCTCGGCGCTCGGGGTCGGCGCAGGCGTGCTCGCGGCCGTGCGTCGCGGGCGGCCCGCGGAGTGGCTCGCCAACGGACTGGCCCTGGTGGGCCTGTCGGTGCCGCACTTCTGGCTCGGGCTGCTCGCGATCCTCTACCTGTCCGTGGCGACCGGGCTGTTCCCCGCCTCCGGCTTCGTGCCGATCCTGGAGGATCCCGTGGACAACCTGCACCACATCGTCCTGCCGGCGGTGATCCTCGGCACCGGCCTCGCCGCCATCATCATGCGGCAGACCCGGTCGGCGATGCTGGACTCGCTCTCCTCCGACTACGTGCGCACGGCCAAGGCGAAGGGCCTGCGGCCGCGCGCCGTCATCACCCGGCACGCACTGCGCAACAGCCTCATCGTGGTGGTCACCGTCGTGGGTCTCCAGCTCGGCGGCCTGATCTCGGGCGCGGTCGTCACCGAGCAGATCTTCGGGCTGCCGGGCTTCGGCAAGATGACCATCGACGCGGTGTTCCAACGGGACTACCCGGTGATCCAGGCCGTCGTCCTGCTCACCGCGACGGCCTACATCGTGATCAACTTTTTCGTCGACCTGCTCTACTCGGTCATCGACCCCCGCATCAGGGTGACGGGAGATCCGGCATGA
- a CDS encoding ABC transporter substrate-binding protein, which translates to MTNLSASETRLPRPRVLRAAVAAAAAVCTIVACSPVSNSGGDTSGDNQSAGQDSFGTPADPAAVKQGGKLEIALSAEPDALDPTLSRSLYSRYVFQAMCQKLYDVDEKAQVVPQLATALPTTSGDGRTVTIPLRPGVRFADGTPFDSAAVKATLQRHLTNARSARKSELGPIDGVDTPDAQTVVLRLKQPFAPLLGALADRAGMIMSAQALRSLGDDFASAPVCVGPFKFAKRVPQNSIEVVKDPNYYDASKVHLDSISWRILTDASIRAANLRSGDVQVADSVSTQDFAALRQDAAVSVLQSQSLGYQGLTINIGNVDGIGTAPKPINRPLAQNAKVRQAFEHAIDRKALVDAVFNGLHAVACSPISPASAFSSPEAQTCPAHDPAKAKQLLAEAGVQTPYTVTMLASNTPDTLRLAQALQSMVKDGGFDLKINPVEYSSLLDEQDRGNFELLQLGWSGRIDPDANITNFVGTKASQNVAGYSNPQLDTLLTQARQAGDVEERKKLYGQAVTLLQQDDALIYLYRQRNLTAVSKQLQGLQVFPDGVLRAAFAGFAK; encoded by the coding sequence ATGACGAACCTCTCCGCCAGCGAAACGCGCCTGCCCCGCCCCCGCGTGCTCCGGGCCGCAGTGGCGGCGGCCGCCGCCGTCTGCACGATCGTTGCCTGCTCACCGGTGTCGAACAGCGGCGGCGACACGTCCGGCGACAACCAGTCGGCCGGCCAGGATTCCTTCGGCACGCCGGCAGACCCCGCCGCCGTGAAGCAGGGTGGCAAGTTGGAAATCGCCCTCTCCGCAGAGCCCGACGCGCTGGACCCGACACTGTCGAGAAGCCTCTACTCCCGCTACGTCTTCCAGGCGATGTGCCAGAAGCTCTACGACGTCGACGAGAAGGCGCAGGTCGTACCGCAGCTCGCCACCGCGCTGCCCACCACGAGCGGCGACGGCCGGACGGTGACCATCCCGCTGCGCCCGGGCGTGCGCTTCGCGGACGGGACGCCGTTCGACTCGGCCGCGGTGAAGGCCACCCTGCAACGCCACCTCACCAACGCCCGGTCGGCGCGCAAGAGCGAACTCGGGCCCATCGACGGCGTCGACACCCCGGACGCGCAGACCGTCGTCCTCCGACTGAAGCAGCCGTTCGCGCCGCTGCTCGGTGCCCTCGCCGACCGCGCCGGCATGATCATGAGTGCCCAGGCGTTGCGGAGCCTGGGTGACGACTTCGCCTCCGCGCCGGTCTGCGTCGGCCCCTTCAAGTTCGCCAAGCGGGTGCCACAGAACTCGATCGAGGTGGTGAAGGACCCGAACTACTACGACGCGAGCAAGGTGCACCTCGACAGCATCTCGTGGCGAATCCTCACCGACGCGAGCATCCGCGCCGCCAACCTGCGCTCCGGCGACGTGCAGGTCGCCGACAGCGTCTCCACCCAGGACTTCGCCGCCCTGCGCCAGGACGCCGCGGTCTCCGTCCTGCAGTCGCAGTCCCTCGGCTACCAGGGTCTGACCATCAACATCGGCAACGTCGACGGCATCGGCACGGCACCCAAGCCCATCAACCGTCCGCTCGCGCAGAACGCCAAGGTACGGCAGGCCTTCGAGCACGCCATCGACCGCAAGGCCCTGGTCGACGCGGTGTTCAACGGTCTGCACGCCGTCGCCTGCTCACCGATCTCGCCCGCGAGCGCGTTCTCGTCGCCGGAGGCGCAGACCTGCCCGGCGCACGACCCCGCCAAGGCCAAGCAGCTGCTGGCGGAGGCGGGTGTGCAGACGCCGTACACGGTGACGATGCTGGCCTCGAACACGCCCGACACGCTGCGTCTCGCGCAGGCGCTCCAGTCGATGGTCAAGGACGGCGGGTTCGACCTGAAGATCAACCCGGTGGAATACTCGTCGCTCCTCGACGAGCAGGACCGCGGCAACTTCGAGCTGCTGCAGCTCGGCTGGAGCGGGCGGATCGACCCGGACGCCAACATCACGAACTTCGTCGGCACCAAGGCGAGCCAGAACGTCGCCGGCTACAGCAACCCGCAGCTCGACACCCTGCTGACCCAGGCCCGCCAGGCCGGCGACGTCGAGGAGCGCAAGAAGCTGTACGGGCAGGCGGTGACTCTGCTCCAGCAGGACGACGCCCTGATCTACCTCTACCGGCAGCGCAACCTGACCGCCGTGAGCAAGCAGCTCCAGGGCCTGCAGGTCTTCCCGGACGGTGTGCTCCGGGCGGCCTTCGCCGGCTTCGCCAAGTAG